The Desulfoscipio gibsoniae DSM 7213 genome contains a region encoding:
- a CDS encoding molybdopterin molybdotransferase MoeA gives MGELFQARTVREARELLGGHIKTTCPVEQVQLLKALGRRLAQDLVAVDAVPGFDRSTMDGFAVRARDTFGATESLPSYLDVTGEVLMGRDAGTAGVVGVGQAWRIPTGGMLPPGADAVVMLEYTEELDDMTIGVTRPVAPGDYIVRTGEDIAPGAGVLPRGHILRPQDLGLLAAVGVDDVPVFMPARVGIISTGDELVETREQPGPGQVRDINSYALYGQAAAAGAQPCIYGIIRDDFKLLLDRLRQALAECDLVLLSGGSSVGARDVAARVLDTLGSPGVLFHGISIKPGKPTVGAVVDGKPVFGLPGHPVSAMVVFDLLVTPLLKYGFYLRDQLEFPVRARLTRNMRSAAGREDYLRVRLYQENGEVIADPVLGKSGLISTMVQADGLARIPAEKEGIEAGENIEVKLF, from the coding sequence ATGGGTGAACTGTTTCAGGCCCGGACGGTGCGGGAGGCCCGGGAACTGTTGGGAGGGCATATCAAGACTACCTGCCCGGTGGAGCAAGTACAACTGCTCAAGGCATTGGGCCGCCGGCTGGCACAAGACTTGGTGGCTGTGGATGCGGTTCCAGGCTTTGACCGCTCTACCATGGATGGCTTTGCTGTGCGGGCCCGGGATACCTTCGGGGCCACGGAAAGCCTTCCCTCCTACCTTGACGTAACCGGTGAAGTGCTTATGGGGCGGGATGCCGGAACCGCAGGCGTAGTCGGGGTTGGACAGGCCTGGCGTATACCCACCGGGGGTATGCTGCCGCCCGGAGCGGACGCGGTGGTGATGCTGGAATATACCGAAGAGCTCGATGACATGACCATCGGGGTGACCAGGCCGGTGGCGCCGGGGGATTATATAGTGCGCACCGGTGAAGATATCGCCCCTGGGGCCGGGGTGCTGCCCCGGGGGCACATACTTAGGCCCCAGGATCTGGGGCTGTTGGCGGCGGTTGGTGTGGACGATGTGCCGGTGTTCATGCCGGCACGGGTGGGTATAATATCCACCGGCGACGAATTGGTGGAGACCCGGGAGCAGCCCGGGCCAGGCCAGGTGCGGGACATTAATTCCTACGCATTGTATGGGCAGGCGGCCGCCGCCGGTGCCCAGCCTTGCATTTACGGTATTATTAGGGATGATTTTAAATTGCTTTTGGACAGGCTCCGGCAAGCGCTGGCTGAATGTGATCTGGTGCTGCTATCGGGCGGCAGCTCGGTGGGCGCAAGGGACGTGGCGGCCCGGGTGCTGGATACCCTGGGCTCACCGGGGGTGCTGTTTCACGGCATTTCCATCAAGCCCGGTAAGCCTACGGTGGGAGCTGTGGTGGACGGCAAGCCGGTATTCGGATTGCCCGGCCACCCGGTATCCGCAATGGTGGTGTTTGACCTGCTGGTAACACCTCTTTTAAAGTATGGCTTTTACCTGCGGGATCAACTGGAATTTCCCGTACGTGCCCGGCTGACCCGCAATATGCGTTCAGCCGCCGGGCGGGAGGACTATCTGCGGGTCCGTTTGTATCAGGAAAACGGCGAGGTCATCGCTGACCCCGTGCTGGGTAAATCAGGCCTGATCAGCACAATGGTGCAGGCAGATGGTCTGGCCCGCATACCT
- a CDS encoding MoaD/ThiS family protein produces MVHNDMVEVRGFSFLKEIFDQRGWPFPVQVPLDGECTAEELARRMDLPREKIEGVFINGLAGPLDRTVHPGDRVAFVPPGTPGPYRVILGLVKTSKEQNNSVPGDAGN; encoded by the coding sequence GGTTAGAGGTTTTTCTTTTCTTAAAGAGATATTTGACCAGCGTGGCTGGCCTTTTCCCGTGCAGGTGCCCCTGGATGGTGAATGTACTGCCGAAGAGCTGGCCCGGCGCATGGACTTGCCCCGGGAGAAAATAGAGGGAGTTTTTATTAACGGTCTAGCCGGACCGCTGGATCGCACAGTACACCCCGGTGACCGGGTGGCCTTTGTACCGCCGGGTACCCCCGGCCCGTACAGGGTCATACTTGGCTTGGTGAAAACATCCAAGGAACAAAATAACTCAGTGCCCGGGGATGCAGGTAATTAG